The segment GCGGCGCAGCATCGGCAGCAACCGGTCCAGCGTCGCCGCCGAGTCGCCCACCAGGTTGACCTCGTACGGGTAGCGCAGCCCCACCATGAACGGGTCGGCGTCGATCTGCACCGCCCGCGCCTGGTCGAACTCCGGCAGGAACTGGGTGTACGGGAAGCTGGAGCCGACGGTCAGCAGCGTGTCGCAGTCCCGCATCAGCTCGTACGAGGGCCGGGTGCCCAGCAGCCCGATCGACCCCGTCACGTACGGCAGGGTGTCCGGCAGCACGTCCTTGCCGAGCAGCGCCTTCGCCACCCCCGCGCCCATCAACTCGGCCACCTGCTCGACCTGTTGGCGCGCCCCGCGCGCCCCCTGGCCGACCAGCATCGCCACCTTGCCGCCCGCGTTCAGCACCTCGGCGGCCCGCAGCAGCTCGCCGTCGTCCGGCACGGGGTGCGAGTGCGGCATGCCCAGGCTGGACGGCACCATCTTGAACGCGTGCTCCGGCGCCTGCTCGGGCAGCTCCTGCACGTCCGCCGGAATGATCACCGCGGTCACGGTGCGGTACGTCGCGGCCGTCCGGAACGCCCGGTCCAGCACGTTCGGCAGCTGCTGCGGGACGGTCACCATCTGGCAGTACGCCGAGGCCACGTCCTTGTACAGGCTCAGCAGGTCCACCTCCTGCTGGTACGAGCCGCCCATCGCGCTGCGGTCGGTCTGCCCGACGATCGCCACCACCGGGACGTGGTCCAGCTTGGCGTCGTACAGCCCGTTCAGCAGGTGGATCGCGCCCGGGCCGGAGGTCGCCGCGCACACGCCGACCTTCCCCGAGAACTTGGCGAACCCGACCGCCTCGAACGCCGCCATCTCCTCGTGCCTGGCCTGCACGAACGCGGGCCGGTCGTCGGCCCGTCCCCACGCCGCCAGCAGCCCGTTGATCCCGTCCCCCGGGTACCCGAACACCTGCTCCACGCCCCACTCCCGCAAGCGGGCGAGCACCTGATCCGCCACAGTCCTGGACACGGGACGTCCCTCCTTCTCGCTCCTGCACGCGTCTGCGCGCTTGCGCGTCCGCACGCCTTCGCGCACGGCGGCACCACTGCCGAGCGTCTGACCGCCCCCGCCGGAACGGAAACACGGCGGGGGCGGCGAGGAGGGGGGAACGGTGGGGCGGGGAGCGGTCAGAGCTCCCTGATCCGGGCCTTGAGCAGGCAGAACACGTTGCCCTCCGGGTCGGCCAGGACGTGCCAGGGCTCCTCGCCGGTCTGCCCGATGTCGGCCGGGCGGGCCCCGAGGGCGAGCAGCCGCTCCAGCTCGGCGCCCTGGTCGCGGTCGGTCGGGTTGACGTCGAAGTGCAGCCGGGCCCCGACCGGCCCCGGATCGGCGCAGGCGCTCAGGAACAGCGTCGGCCGCGCACCGCCGAAGCCCTCGCGCGGACCGACCTCGACGCTGCCGTCCGCCTCCCGGCCGACCACCACGAAATCCAGCACCTCGCACCAGAACCGGGCCAGCGCCTCGGGTTCACGGCACTCGAGCACGAGCTCACTGATCTGACACGCCATCGACCGAACCTGCTTCCGGGGAGGGGGAGTTGACGATCCGTCCGCACCCGGGGACCCGGCGGTCGCCCCGGCGCGCACCCGCCGCCGACCGTACCCGGGGGCCCGGCCGGACGCGACGGATTTTCCCGCCGGCCGACCCCGGCGTGTCGCCCCTCCCGCGACCGGGCCCGGCCGTCGACGGCGGCGGCCGTCCTCTGCTACCTTCGCCCGCGTCCGAACCGTGCGCGGCGGTTGCCGTGGAAATGCCGTGGCAGTGCCGGTGGCGGTGCCGCGCCTACGTGTTGTCGAGAGGGTGAGTCCTATGGGTGCCGGGAGCGGGTTCCGTCACGTCCCCGACCGGGTCGCCGACTGAGCGGGCTGCTGCCGCCGGCGGTCCGGAACGCCTCACCACTCCGGAGTTCACCCACCATGCAGGACACCACTGCTTCCCGCACGTCCCCCGGCGCGCCCTCCCGCGCGTCCGCTCCGCTGAGCCTGCTCGTGCTCGGCGGCACCCGTTTCGTCGGCCGCGCCCTGGTCGAGGCCGCGCTGGCCGCCGGGCACCGGGTCACGCTGTTCAACCGCGGCCGGACCGCGCCCGGGCTCTTCCCCGCCGCCGCGACGGGCGTCGAGACCGTCCTCGGCGACCGCACCGCCGACCTGTCCGCGCTCGCCGGGCGCCGCTGGGACGCGGTGGTCGACGTCGCGGGCTACCACCCCGAGGTGGTCCGCCGCGCGGTCGACGCCCTCCGCGGGCGGGCGGGGCGGTACGTCTTCGTCTCCTCGCTGTCGGTCCTCGCCGACCAGGCCACCGTGCAGGACGAGGACGGCCGACTGCTCTCCCCGGACGACGACCTGGCGCCGCACCAGCTGTACGGGGCGCGCAAGGCGGCCTGCGAGCGGATCGTGCTGGACGCGTTCGGCGAGCGCGCCGACGTGGTCCGCCCCGGCCTGATCGTCGGACCGCACGACCCGACCGACCGCTTCGCGTACTGGCCCCGGCGCTTCCGGCGGGGCGGCCGGGTGCTGCTGCCGGGCGACCCGGCGGACCCGGCCCAGTTCATCGACGTCCGCGACCTGGCCCAGTGGATCCTCGGGTGCGCCGCCGGGCGCCACAGCGGGGTCCACCACGTCACCGGCCGCCCGCTGCCGTTCGGCGCGTTCTTCGCCGCCTGCCGGGCCCTGGTGAACCCGGCGGCGGAACCGGTCTGGGTCGGCACCGAGGCGCTGCTGCGGGCCGGCGCCGAACCGTGGATGGGCGTGCCGATGTGGATCGGCGCCCCCGAGTGCGCGGCCGTCAACCTGGTGGACACCTCCCGCGCGCTGGCCGCCGGCCTGACGCTCCGTCCGCTCGCCGGGACCCTCGCCGACACGCTCGCCTGGGACACCGCCCGCGGCGGCCCCGCCCCCGGCGAGGAGGGGCTCAGCGCGGCGGCCGAGCGGCGCCTGCTGGCCGCAACGGTCTGACCCGGCGAGGGAGTTGGCGGGAGCGCAGCCGCACGGCGGTGCGGACCGGCGCGGCGAGGGCCTGACCCGGTCAGGGAGTCGGCGGGGAGCACAGCCGCACGGCGGTGCGGACCAGCGCGGCGAGGGCCGGCGAGCGGCTGTGCGGGGGCCAGGCGATGTGGGTGACGATTGGCGGCGCGTCGATGAGCGGCACCCCGGCGTGCTCGGCCCACAGCCAGGACCGGGCGGAGGCCGGGAAGAAGGCCACGGTGCGCCCGAGGGCGATCAGTTGGGCCAGTTGCGTCTGGTCGCGGACCTCGGGCCCCGGGCCGGGCGGGTACGTGCCGCGGCGGGGCCAGCGGGCCGGCGGGAGGTCGGG is part of the Kitasatospora cineracea genome and harbors:
- a CDS encoding VOC family protein; protein product: MACQISELVLECREPEALARFWCEVLDFVVVGREADGSVEVGPREGFGGARPTLFLSACADPGPVGARLHFDVNPTDRDQGAELERLLALGARPADIGQTGEEPWHVLADPEGNVFCLLKARIREL
- a CDS encoding thiamine pyrophosphate-requiring protein, with translation MSRTVADQVLARLREWGVEQVFGYPGDGINGLLAAWGRADDRPAFVQARHEEMAAFEAVGFAKFSGKVGVCAATSGPGAIHLLNGLYDAKLDHVPVVAIVGQTDRSAMGGSYQQEVDLLSLYKDVASAYCQMVTVPQQLPNVLDRAFRTAATYRTVTAVIIPADVQELPEQAPEHAFKMVPSSLGMPHSHPVPDDGELLRAAEVLNAGGKVAMLVGQGARGARQQVEQVAELMGAGVAKALLGKDVLPDTLPYVTGSIGLLGTRPSYELMRDCDTLLTVGSSFPYTQFLPEFDQARAVQIDADPFMVGLRYPYEVNLVGDSAATLDRLLPMLRRKKDRSWRKQVEKNTARWWDVMEERAKVPADPVNPEYLVHALDALLPENAILTADSGSAANWYARHLRMRGTMRGSLSGTLATMGPGVPYAIGAKFAHPDRPVVALVGDGAMQMNGLAELVTVARYRERWSDPRLVVCVLNNHDLNQVTWEMRAMQGAPSFLPSQQLPDVRYADFAESVGLRGLRVEDPGKVRAAWEWALGADRPCVLDVRTDPAVPPIPPHADWSQIKDAAESVLRGDSDRVAVVKRGLRAKLAELLPHRSRS
- a CDS encoding NAD-dependent epimerase/dehydratase family protein; its protein translation is MQDTTASRTSPGAPSRASAPLSLLVLGGTRFVGRALVEAALAAGHRVTLFNRGRTAPGLFPAAATGVETVLGDRTADLSALAGRRWDAVVDVAGYHPEVVRRAVDALRGRAGRYVFVSSLSVLADQATVQDEDGRLLSPDDDLAPHQLYGARKAACERIVLDAFGERADVVRPGLIVGPHDPTDRFAYWPRRFRRGGRVLLPGDPADPAQFIDVRDLAQWILGCAAGRHSGVHHVTGRPLPFGAFFAACRALVNPAAEPVWVGTEALLRAGAEPWMGVPMWIGAPECAAVNLVDTSRALAAGLTLRPLAGTLADTLAWDTARGGPAPGEEGLSAAAERRLLAATV